From Gammaproteobacteria bacterium, the proteins below share one genomic window:
- a CDS encoding tyrosine-type recombinase/integrase: MRVSEVVSLKVKHIHGEQYYCQVPISVTLLECLRDYWKLYHPSPYLFPGREPDRPLGITSAQKHFTRAKNCAGIHKVGGIHSLRHAFATHQLAAGMSINPLKCLLGHQSLMVTARYLHWQPEPISGPCDLLAQVQGDKSDE, translated from the coding sequence TTGCGTGTTTCCGAGGTGGTCAGTCTTAAAGTGAAGCATATTCATGGTGAGCAATATTATTGTCAGGTACCGATCTCAGTGACTTTGCTGGAATGTCTCCGTGATTACTGGAAGCTTTATCATCCTTCACCCTATTTATTTCCTGGTCGTGAACCGGATAGGCCGCTGGGTATCACCAGTGCACAAAAGCATTTCACGCGCGCGAAGAACTGTGCAGGTATCCACAAGGTTGGTGGTATACATAGCTTACGTCATGCCTTTGCCACCCACCAATTGGCTGCGGGGATGTCGATTAACCCGTTAAAATGTTTGCTAGGTCATCAAAGTCTTATGGTTACGGCACGTTATCTCCACTGGCAACCTGAACCGATATCAGGCCCTTGTGACTTATTAGCGCAAGTCCAGGGGGACAAATCTGATGAATGA
- a CDS encoding transposase produces the protein MNDHFIFSRIVHQFLAEVRQQQSLSPQCQQKASAHWVEQRLADVLPVPYFHLVFTLPHEFNGWAQLHPEIIYHHLFQCAWQTLNDYSQNNKQLQGKLGMTAVLHTWGQNLNQHIHLHCLIPGGAVGDNNPY, from the coding sequence ATGAATGATCATTTTATTTTTTCCAGGATTGTGCATCAGTTTTTGGCCGAGGTTCGACAACAGCAATCACTATCCCCACAGTGCCAACAAAAGGCCAGTGCGCATTGGGTGGAGCAACGGTTAGCGGATGTGTTACCGGTGCCTTATTTTCATCTGGTATTTACCTTACCCCATGAGTTTAATGGCTGGGCACAACTGCATCCTGAGATTATTTATCATCACTTGTTTCAATGTGCATGGCAGACCTTGAATGATTATAGTCAGAACAATAAGCAATTACAGGGGAAACTGGGCATGACGGCCGTTTTGCACACCTGGGGTCAAAATCTCAACCAGCATATTCATTTACATTGCTTGATTCCTGGTGGTGCTGTTGGCGATAATAATCCATACTAA